In endosymbiont of unidentified scaly snail isolate Monju, the following are encoded in one genomic region:
- a CDS encoding dihydroorotase: MMNILIKNARLVNEGEVREGDLLMRDGRIARIGGEILADGAEVIDAAGRVLMPGMIDDQVHFREPGVTHKADIASESKAALAGGITSFFDMPNTRPQTVTLEALEDKFRLAAGRAWGNFAFYLGGTNDNIEEIRRLAPGQTCGVKVFMGASTGNMLVDDPATLEAIFRDCPTLIATHCEDTPTILANEARYREQYGEQIPMRFHPAIRSEAACWKSSSMAVDLARRHGTRLHVLHLTTARELALFEAGPLEGKRITAEACVHHLYFSDADYEALGSQIKCNPAIKTAEDRAALRAALAEDRLDVIATDHAPHTWEEKQDPSYFKAPAGLPLVQHALCMALELVHDGLLGLPQLVHKVAHAPARLFGIRDRGFLREGYHADLVLVDLDAPQSVRREDVLYKCGWSPLEGRTLRSSVIATFVNGELKYDRGHFLGGPNGARLEFAAD, from the coding sequence CTGATGAATATCCTGATCAAGAACGCCCGGCTGGTGAACGAGGGCGAGGTGCGCGAAGGTGACCTGCTGATGCGTGACGGGCGTATCGCGCGCATCGGTGGCGAGATCCTGGCCGATGGTGCCGAGGTGATCGATGCCGCCGGCCGGGTGCTGATGCCCGGTATGATCGACGACCAGGTGCACTTCCGCGAGCCGGGGGTGACCCACAAGGCGGACATCGCCAGCGAGTCGAAGGCGGCGCTGGCCGGCGGCATCACCAGTTTCTTCGATATGCCCAATACCCGCCCGCAGACGGTCACCCTCGAGGCCCTGGAAGACAAGTTCCGCCTGGCCGCGGGGCGTGCCTGGGGCAATTTCGCCTTCTATCTCGGAGGCACCAACGACAACATCGAAGAGATTCGCCGCCTGGCGCCGGGCCAGACCTGCGGCGTGAAGGTGTTCATGGGTGCCTCCACCGGCAACATGCTGGTGGACGACCCGGCCACCCTCGAGGCCATCTTCCGCGACTGTCCGACCCTGATCGCTACCCACTGCGAGGACACGCCCACCATCCTTGCCAACGAGGCGCGTTACCGCGAGCAGTACGGCGAGCAGATTCCGATGCGTTTCCACCCGGCCATCCGCAGCGAGGCGGCCTGCTGGAAATCGTCTTCGATGGCGGTGGACCTGGCGCGGCGTCACGGTACCCGCCTGCATGTGCTGCACCTGACCACCGCGCGCGAGCTGGCGCTGTTCGAGGCCGGTCCCCTGGAAGGCAAGCGCATCACCGCCGAGGCCTGCGTGCATCACCTGTACTTCAGCGATGCCGATTACGAGGCGCTGGGCAGCCAGATCAAGTGCAATCCCGCGATCAAGACCGCCGAAGACCGCGCTGCCCTGCGCGCCGCCCTGGCCGAGGACCGTCTGGACGTGATCGCCACCGATCACGCGCCCCACACCTGGGAAGAGAAACAGGACCCTTCCTACTTCAAGGCCCCCGCCGGCCTGCCACTGGTGCAGCATGCCTTGTGCATGGCGCTCGAACTGGTACACGACGGCCTGCTTGGCCTGCCGCAACTGGTGCACAAGGTGGCGCACGCTCCGGCGCGCCTGTTCGGCATCCGCGACCGCGGCTTCCTGCGCGAGGGCTATCACGCCGACCTGGTGCTGGTCGACCTCGATGCCCCGCAGAGCGTGCGTCGCGAGGATGTGCTCTACAAGTGTGGCTGGAGCCCGCTGGAGGGGCGTACCCTGCGTTCCAGCGTGATCGCCACCTTCGTCAATGGCGAACTCAAGTACGACCGGGGCCATTTCCTCGGTGGGCCCAACGGCGCGCGGCTCGAGTTCGCGGCAGACTGA
- the gloB gene encoding hydroxyacylglutathione hydrolase — MAAELHIEPIPAFDDNYIWLLWREGHAGCTVVDPGDDEPVREALAERGLRLESILITHKHGDHVGGIAALKAVWPQAVVYGPADEPIRALERRLRGGERVVLEGPGVTFEVLDVPGHTEGHIAYLGDGVLFCGDTLFACGCGRVFSGTFEQLAASLRALAALPPATRVYCAHEYTLDNIGFAKWVEPDNPDLAAREQQVRVLRERGEPSVPSTLAEELATNPFLRTGEPTVIAAAERWAGQTLDDPSAVFTALRTWKDKDYD, encoded by the coding sequence ATGGCCGCTGAACTGCACATCGAGCCCATCCCTGCCTTCGACGACAACTACATCTGGCTGTTGTGGCGCGAGGGTCACGCCGGTTGCACTGTAGTCGACCCGGGTGACGATGAACCGGTGCGCGAGGCCCTGGCCGAACGTGGCCTACGGCTGGAGAGCATCCTGATCACGCACAAGCACGGAGACCATGTCGGCGGTATTGCCGCGCTCAAGGCCGTCTGGCCGCAGGCTGTGGTCTATGGCCCTGCCGACGAACCCATCCGTGCCCTGGAGCGGCGTCTGCGCGGCGGCGAGCGGGTGGTGCTCGAGGGGCCTGGCGTCACGTTCGAGGTGCTGGACGTGCCCGGCCATACAGAGGGCCACATCGCCTACCTTGGGGACGGTGTCCTGTTCTGCGGCGACACCCTGTTCGCCTGTGGCTGCGGGCGAGTGTTCTCCGGCACCTTCGAGCAGCTGGCCGCCTCGCTGCGCGCGCTGGCGGCCCTGCCGCCGGCGACGCGCGTCTACTGCGCCCATGAATACACCCTGGACAACATCGGCTTCGCGAAGTGGGTCGAACCCGACAACCCCGATCTGGCCGCGCGCGAGCAGCAGGTGCGTGTATTGCGCGAGCGCGGCGAGCCCAGCGTGCCGTCCACGCTGGCCGAAGAGCTGGCGACCAATCCTTTCCTGCGCACCGGGGAGCCCACGGTGATCGCCGCCGCCGAGCGCTGGGCAGGGCAGACGCTGGATGATCCCAGCGCGGTGTTCACCGCCCTGCGCACCTGGAAAGACAAGGACTACGACTGA
- the hisI gene encoding phosphoribosyl-AMP cyclohydrolase, translating to MFKELEKRPAGETVPLEDAIAALPWNADGLLPAVAQQYDSGEVLMLAWMNETALRETLATGRVCYWSRSRQRLWRKGESSGQVQRLVELRLDCDGDTILCKVDQTGPACHTGRRDCFYLKVDGDRLVIDKAPLIDPETLYGR from the coding sequence CTGTTCAAGGAACTGGAAAAACGCCCTGCCGGCGAGACGGTACCGCTGGAAGACGCCATCGCTGCGTTGCCATGGAACGCCGACGGCCTGCTGCCGGCGGTCGCCCAGCAGTACGACAGTGGCGAAGTGCTGATGCTGGCCTGGATGAACGAGACCGCACTGCGCGAGACGCTGGCGACCGGCCGGGTCTGTTACTGGTCGCGTTCGCGCCAGCGGCTGTGGCGCAAGGGCGAGTCCTCGGGACAGGTGCAGCGGCTGGTGGAGCTGCGGCTCGACTGCGACGGCGACACCATCCTGTGCAAGGTCGACCAGACCGGGCCGGCCTGCCACACCGGGCGGCGCGACTGCTTCTACCTGAAGGTCGATGGTGACCGACTGGTGATCGACAAGGCCCCGCTGATCGACCCGGAGACCCTCTATGGCCGCTGA
- a CDS encoding DUF1820 family protein, with the protein MQIFRILFHNNGKLYQLHARQVSQGDIYGFVEIRDLLFGEHTALVIDPAEEKLKAEFEGVERILLPMHAVVRIDQVAAQGQNKILDIDGIGSNVTPFPLPGKRTD; encoded by the coding sequence ATGCAGATATTCCGTATCCTGTTCCACAACAACGGCAAGCTCTACCAGTTGCACGCACGCCAGGTGTCGCAAGGCGACATCTATGGCTTCGTCGAGATCCGGGACCTGCTGTTCGGCGAACACACCGCGCTGGTCATCGACCCGGCCGAAGAGAAGCTCAAGGCCGAATTCGAGGGCGTGGAGCGCATCCTCCTGCCCATGCACGCGGTGGTGCGTATCGACCAGGTCGCAGCCCAGGGCCAGAACAAGATCCTCGACATCGACGGCATCGGCAGCAACGTCACCCCCTTCCCGCTGCCGGGAAAACGCACGGACTGA
- a CDS encoding PDC sensor domain-containing protein: MNAPTESPLQQRIRRQRAMLHNMLVDPMHRAANRVAQVWDDRTALDTELQDSMRKVPYVAYLYALETSGVQISANASEDGLMPEDLGRDRSTRPYFQQIDPELDMTLSEAYISLRANRPSVTALQKVWQDGEHIGWLGADFDLRKLPITKDMYSDPSRWRQIKGDPAIRGQVFQQTRIPSRLDRHINQILPVVEELITDNGIFHLKLHFSSSRATVWTLDDPYRYQVIEFEDLVDPDICLAFPHRDYPADAVVPKESIKPIFETFRQLRFADETIYLRAGSINIFNGIVGLNFSCDGSHYIPFDQFLAKDSEFWEGM, from the coding sequence ATGAACGCCCCGACCGAATCGCCCCTGCAACAACGCATACGTCGCCAGCGCGCCATGCTGCACAACATGCTGGTAGACCCCATGCACCGGGCCGCCAACCGGGTGGCGCAGGTGTGGGACGACCGCACAGCCCTGGATACCGAACTGCAAGACTCGATGCGCAAGGTGCCCTATGTCGCCTACCTGTATGCGCTGGAAACCAGCGGTGTGCAAATCAGCGCCAACGCCTCCGAGGACGGTCTGATGCCCGAGGACCTCGGACGCGACCGCTCCACCCGGCCCTATTTCCAGCAAATCGACCCCGAATTGGACATGACGCTCTCCGAGGCCTACATCAGCCTGCGCGCCAACCGCCCTTCGGTCACTGCGCTGCAGAAGGTCTGGCAGGACGGTGAGCACATCGGCTGGCTGGGCGCAGACTTCGACCTGCGCAAGCTGCCGATCACCAAGGACATGTACAGCGACCCCTCGCGCTGGCGTCAGATCAAGGGCGACCCCGCGATCCGCGGCCAGGTGTTCCAGCAGACCCGGATACCCAGCCGGCTCGACCGGCACATCAACCAGATCCTGCCCGTGGTCGAGGAACTGATCACCGACAACGGCATCTTCCACCTCAAGCTGCATTTCTCCAGCAGCCGGGCCACGGTATGGACCCTGGACGACCCCTACCGCTACCAGGTCATCGAGTTCGAGGACCTGGTCGATCCCGATATCTGCCTGGCTTTCCCGCACCGGGACTACCCGGCCGACGCGGTGGTTCCGAAGGAATCAATCAAGCCCATCTTCGAGACCTTCCGGCAACTGCGCTTCGCCGACGAGACCATCTACCTGCGCGCCGGCTCGATCAACATCTTCAACGGCATCGTGGGGCTGAACTTCTCCTGCGACGGCTCGCACTACATCCCCTTCGACCAGTTCCTGGCCAAGGATTCGGAGTTCTGGGAAGGGATGTGA
- a CDS encoding BolA family protein, with protein sequence MEPEKVKQFIEAGLPGARVEVTGDGRHFEALVVSEAFEGKSLVQRHRMVMNTVNEQIASDELHALSIKAKTPAEAG encoded by the coding sequence ATGGAACCCGAGAAGGTCAAGCAATTCATCGAGGCCGGTCTGCCCGGCGCGCGGGTCGAGGTCACTGGTGACGGCCGCCATTTCGAGGCCCTGGTGGTCTCCGAGGCCTTTGAAGGCAAGAGCCTGGTCCAGCGTCACCGCATGGTGATGAATACGGTCAACGAACAGATCGCCAGCGACGAGCTCCACGCCCTGTCGATCAAGGCGAAGACGCCGGCCGAGGCGGGTTGA
- a CDS encoding peptide chain release factor 3, producing MTDLQTETARRRTFAIISHPDAGKTTLTEKLLLFGGAIQLAGTVKGRKAARHATSDWMELEKERGISVTSSVMQFEHKGCVMNLLDTPGHEDFSEDTYRTLTAVDSALMVIDVAKGVEERTIKLMEVCRLRDTPIITFINKLDREGRDPIELMDEVEEVLKIRCAPVTWPIGMGKRLKGVFDLRDETVHLYDPEHGGRRSTGEKIRGLDNPRLDELLGDQAEELREEIELVRGASHAFDLDAYRRGELTPVFFGSAINNFGVEELLDAVAEYAPPPLPRAAVERSVEPTEERFTGFVFKIQANMDPQHRDRVAFLRVCSGSYHKGMKMHQVRIGKTVTVANAITFQADARKAVEEAFPGDIIGLHNHGTIQIGDTFTEGESLKYTGIPYFAPELFRRVVLKDPLKLKQLQKGVLQLCEEGATQVFRPLRNNELILGAVGVLQFEVAAHRLKHEYGVEAIVEPVQVQLARWIACDDDKLLARFRDKAHDNLALDGDGQLVYLAPTRVNLSLTEERWPEIRFLATREL from the coding sequence ATGACCGACCTGCAGACCGAGACCGCGAGGCGCCGCACCTTCGCCATCATCTCCCACCCCGACGCGGGCAAGACCACGCTCACCGAGAAGCTGTTGCTGTTCGGTGGCGCCATCCAGCTTGCCGGCACGGTGAAGGGACGCAAGGCCGCGCGGCATGCCACTTCCGACTGGATGGAGCTGGAGAAGGAGCGCGGCATCTCGGTGACCTCGTCGGTGATGCAGTTCGAGCACAAGGGCTGCGTGATGAACCTGCTCGACACGCCTGGCCACGAGGATTTCTCCGAGGATACCTACCGCACGCTCACCGCCGTGGATTCGGCGCTGATGGTGATCGACGTGGCCAAGGGCGTGGAAGAGCGCACCATCAAGCTGATGGAGGTCTGCCGCCTGCGTGACACGCCCATCATCACCTTTATCAACAAGCTCGACCGCGAGGGCCGGGATCCGATCGAGCTGATGGACGAGGTCGAGGAGGTGCTCAAGATCCGCTGCGCCCCGGTGACCTGGCCGATCGGCATGGGCAAGCGTCTCAAGGGGGTGTTCGACCTGCGCGACGAGACGGTGCACCTGTACGATCCCGAGCACGGCGGGCGGCGTTCCACGGGTGAAAAGATCCGGGGCCTGGACAATCCGCGCCTCGACGAACTGCTCGGCGATCAGGCCGAGGAACTGCGCGAGGAGATCGAGTTGGTGCGCGGCGCCAGCCATGCTTTCGATCTCGATGCCTACCGGCGCGGCGAGCTGACCCCGGTGTTCTTCGGCTCGGCGATCAACAATTTCGGCGTGGAAGAGTTGCTCGACGCGGTGGCCGAATATGCGCCGCCGCCCCTGCCGCGCGCGGCGGTCGAGCGCAGCGTGGAACCGACCGAGGAGCGGTTCACCGGCTTCGTGTTCAAGATCCAGGCGAACATGGACCCTCAGCACCGCGACCGGGTGGCCTTTCTTCGCGTCTGCTCCGGCAGCTACCACAAGGGCATGAAGATGCACCAGGTACGCATCGGCAAGACGGTGACCGTGGCCAACGCCATCACCTTCCAGGCCGATGCCCGCAAGGCTGTCGAGGAGGCCTTTCCCGGCGATATCATCGGCCTGCACAACCACGGTACCATCCAGATCGGTGATACCTTCACCGAGGGCGAGTCACTCAAGTACACCGGTATACCGTACTTTGCCCCGGAACTGTTCCGTCGCGTGGTGCTCAAGGATCCACTCAAGCTCAAGCAACTTCAGAAGGGCGTGTTGCAGCTGTGCGAGGAAGGGGCCACCCAGGTGTTCCGCCCGTTGCGCAACAACGAGCTGATCCTCGGCGCGGTCGGCGTGCTCCAGTTCGAGGTGGCCGCGCACCGCCTGAAGCACGAATACGGTGTCGAGGCCATTGTCGAGCCGGTGCAGGTGCAACTGGCGCGTTGGATCGCCTGCGACGACGACAAGCTGCTGGCGCGTTTCCGCGACAAGGCGCACGACAATCTGGCGCTCGATGGCGACGGCCAGCTCGTCTATCTTGCTCCCACCCGGGTCAACCTGTCGCTCACCGAGGAGCGCTGGCCCGAGATCCGCTTCCTGGCCACGCGGGAGCTTTGA
- a CDS encoding ATP-binding protein: MINSDPDLIGRVTDVSARHLTVTLNADLEDSPAARDNSSITHSGAHLIIRSRGMQLLVRVVRSWSESDRTLLQLMPLGNITSDGSFSRGVNQFPSLGAGVYTINTNQLAALFDTFRRYGVHLGRHSQHPELKVYFDPNPLFGRHLAILGQSGAGKSWTVASILQRTVEALPKAHIVLLDIHGEYGWRDADGKLHSAFPEDMARHVDARALEIPYWLLTYAELIDLLIDRSDPNASLQMAFMREVLYSLRKKANRDLGIDSLSVDSPVYFSIKEMYLQFKKANEQQSDFGKTRGPLFGTFDEFLVRFQAMFNDSRYSFLFKPKRRTESAHLESLLRDFVGLGEPKRPITVIDLSVVPHDVRPTITAQIARLAFEFNYWNPQRREFPLLLVCEEAHQYIPRENDVQHSATRRAVERIAKEGRKYGVGLCVVSQRPLELSETVLAQCSNFICLRITNPDDQAYVRRLMPEGEQDLTDTLASLRRGEALAVGEAIPLPTRLQVYKPDPAPSSQDAPVHQAWRGGPDDLDVGNIVQRWWRQQR; encoded by the coding sequence TTGATCAACAGCGACCCTGACCTGATCGGTCGAGTCACCGACGTCTCCGCCCGCCACCTGACGGTTACCCTGAACGCCGATCTGGAGGACAGCCCCGCCGCGCGGGACAACAGCAGCATCACCCATTCAGGTGCCCACCTCATCATCCGCTCACGGGGGATGCAGTTGCTGGTGCGCGTGGTGCGCTCCTGGTCCGAAAGCGACCGTACCCTGTTGCAACTGATGCCCCTGGGCAATATCACCAGCGACGGCAGCTTCAGCCGGGGAGTCAACCAGTTTCCCTCGCTGGGCGCCGGAGTCTATACCATCAACACCAACCAGCTGGCGGCCTTGTTCGACACCTTCCGGCGCTACGGCGTCCATCTTGGACGCCACAGTCAACATCCCGAGCTGAAGGTCTATTTTGACCCCAACCCCCTGTTCGGACGCCACCTGGCCATCCTCGGCCAGTCCGGCGCGGGCAAGTCGTGGACAGTCGCCAGCATCCTGCAGCGTACCGTGGAGGCCCTGCCAAAGGCACATATCGTACTGCTGGACATCCACGGCGAATATGGCTGGCGCGACGCCGACGGCAAGCTGCACAGCGCCTTTCCCGAGGACATGGCACGGCACGTGGACGCACGTGCGCTGGAGATCCCCTACTGGCTGCTGACCTATGCCGAACTGATCGACCTGCTCATCGACCGCTCGGACCCCAATGCCTCGCTGCAGATGGCCTTCATGCGCGAGGTGCTCTACAGCCTGCGCAAGAAGGCCAACCGCGACCTGGGTATCGACAGCCTCTCGGTGGACTCGCCGGTGTACTTCTCGATCAAGGAGATGTACCTGCAGTTCAAGAAGGCCAACGAACAACAGTCCGATTTCGGCAAGACGCGCGGCCCCCTGTTCGGCACCTTCGACGAGTTCCTGGTGCGCTTTCAAGCGATGTTCAACGACTCGCGCTACAGCTTCCTCTTCAAGCCGAAACGGCGTACCGAATCCGCCCACCTGGAATCGCTGCTGCGGGACTTCGTCGGCCTGGGCGAGCCCAAACGCCCGATCACCGTGATCGACCTGAGCGTGGTCCCGCACGACGTGCGCCCGACCATCACCGCGCAGATCGCCCGCCTCGCTTTCGAGTTCAACTACTGGAACCCGCAGCGACGCGAATTCCCGTTGCTGCTGGTCTGCGAGGAGGCCCACCAGTACATCCCCCGCGAGAACGATGTGCAGCATTCGGCCACCCGTCGCGCGGTGGAACGCATCGCCAAGGAAGGCCGCAAGTACGGCGTGGGGTTGTGCGTGGTCAGCCAGCGCCCGCTGGAGCTTTCCGAGACGGTGCTGGCACAGTGCAGCAACTTCATCTGTCTGCGCATCACCAACCCGGACGACCAGGCGTATGTGCGCCGCCTGATGCCGGAAGGAGAACAGGACCTGACCGACACTCTGGCCTCGCTGCGCCGGGGCGAGGCGCTGGCGGTCGGCGAGGCCATTCCGCTGCCCACCCGCCTCCAGGTCTACAAGCCCGACCCGGCACCCTCGAGCCAGGACGCACCGGTGCACCAGGCCTGGCGTGGCGGACCCGACGACCTCGACGTGGGCAACATCGTGCAGCGCTGGTGGCGGCAGCAGCGTTGA
- the secF gene encoding protein translocase subunit SecF has protein sequence MRFIKSGSTIDFMGKRRLALVFSGAAMVVAVIAIVLRGLNLGIDFTGGTLIEVSYRQDVDIAQVRKVLAEAGFENASVQRFGTPRDILIRLQQQDSGQNKVSDQVFASLSKAAGGQVELRRVEFVGPQVGDELTEDGALAVLVALMAILIYVALRFEWRFALGSVIALVHDVLFTLGLFALLQIEFDLTVLAAVLAVIGYSLNDTIVVFDRVRENFRKLRKGTPEEVINISLNQTLSRTLMTSFTTILVLLALFFLGGEIIHAFAFALLVGIFIGTYSSIYVASTAALMLGVSKADLMPVKKEGVVDDMP, from the coding sequence ATGCGTTTCATCAAGAGTGGGTCGACCATCGACTTCATGGGCAAGCGGCGGCTGGCCCTGGTGTTCTCGGGTGCGGCGATGGTGGTGGCGGTGATCGCCATCGTGCTGCGTGGCCTGAATCTCGGCATCGACTTCACCGGTGGCACGCTCATCGAGGTGAGCTATCGCCAGGACGTGGATATCGCCCAGGTGCGCAAGGTGCTGGCCGAGGCCGGTTTCGAGAACGCCTCGGTACAGCGGTTCGGCACCCCGCGGGACATCCTCATCCGCTTGCAACAGCAGGACAGCGGCCAGAACAAGGTCAGCGACCAGGTGTTCGCCAGCCTGTCGAAGGCAGCTGGTGGCCAGGTCGAACTGCGACGGGTGGAGTTCGTCGGACCGCAGGTGGGGGATGAGCTCACCGAGGATGGCGCGTTGGCAGTGCTGGTGGCGCTGATGGCCATCCTGATCTACGTGGCGTTGCGTTTCGAGTGGCGTTTCGCCCTCGGCTCGGTGATTGCCCTGGTCCACGACGTGCTGTTCACCCTGGGCCTGTTCGCCCTGTTGCAGATCGAATTCGACCTCACGGTGCTGGCCGCGGTGCTGGCGGTGATCGGCTACTCGCTCAACGACACCATCGTGGTGTTCGACCGGGTACGCGAGAACTTCCGCAAGCTGCGGAAGGGCACGCCGGAAGAGGTTATCAACATCTCGCTCAACCAGACGCTCAGCCGTACCTTGATGACCTCCTTCACCACCATCCTGGTGCTGCTGGCGCTGTTCTTCCTGGGCGGCGAGATCATCCACGCCTTTGCCTTCGCCCTGCTGGTCGGCATCTTCATTGGTACCTATTCGTCGATCTACGTGGCCAGCACCGCCGCGCTCATGCTCGGTGTGAGCAAGGCTGACCTGATGCCGGTCAAGAAGGAGGGCGTGGTAGACGACATGCCCTGA